A window of Danaus plexippus chromosome 12, MEX_DaPlex, whole genome shotgun sequence contains these coding sequences:
- the LOC116772271 gene encoding TAR DNA-binding protein 43-like, with translation MSIEYVVVSEGEQDEPIELPTEEDGSLLLSTISAQFVGASGLKYRAGGRLRGLRLTEDRVLPPAEGWGAHRYFCAFPRVDIPTATTRPRCSDLIVLGLPWKTGEETVREYFSTFGDLLMVQVKRDTKTGLSKGFGFIKFAEYDAQLRALGRRHMIDGRWCDVRIPNSKDGSSAAHRKVFVGRCTESLTADDLREYFGAFGQVTDVFVPKPFRAFSFVTFLDPEVAQSLCGQDHVIKGVSVNISTASPKREHSGRSQLLGWSLLEGAAPRVYSWPPDAWQHSAHSAHSAHSHSTAPPDAKPYLKYE, from the coding sequence ATGTCGATAGAGTACGTGGTGGTGAGCGAGGGCGAACAAGACGAGCCCATCGAACTGCCCACCGAGGAAGACGGTTCTCTACTTCTGAGCACAATATCCGCTCAATTCGTGGGCGCTAGCGGCCTGAAATATCGTGCTGGAGGTCGACTTCGTGGACTTCGTCTGACTGAGGATCGAGTGCTGCCGCCAGCTGAAGGCTGGGGAGCACATCGTTATTTTTGCGCCTTTCCACGTGTGGATATACCAACCGCTACAACAAGGCCACGTTGCTCTGACCTCATAGTACTTGGTCTGCCTTGGAAAACTGGTGAAGAAACAGTTCGAGAGTATTTTTCTACATTCGGTGATTTGTTAATGGTACAAGTAAAACGGGATACAAAGACGGGGTTATCTAAAggttttggttttattaagTTTGCTGAATATGACGCCCAGCTTCGTGCTCTGGGTAGGCGGCATATGATCGATGGGCGCTGGTGTGACGTTCGTATTCCTAACAGTAAGGATGGCAGTTCTGCAGCGCACCGAAAAGTCTTTGTGGGTCGTTGCACCGAAAGCCTCACAGCTGATGATCTACGTGAATACTTTGGTGCATTTGGACAGGTGACAGATGTCTTTGTACCCAAACCATTTCGGGCATTCAGTTTTGTAACATTTCTAGATCCAGAAGTAGCTCAGTCCCTGTGTGGCCAGGACCATGTCATCAAAGGTGTGTCTGTCAACATTTCAACTGCCTCCCCTAAGAGAGAACACAGTGGCCGTTCTCAGTTGTTGGGCTGGAGTTTGCTGGAGGGTGCGGCGCCACGTGTTTACAGCTGGCCTCCTGATGCTTGGCAGCATTCGGCACACTCGGCCCACTCTGCACATTCACACTCTACGGCACCACCTGATGCTAAGCCCTACCTCAAATATGAGTGA
- the LOC116772269 gene encoding serine/threonine-protein kinase MAK isoform X1, protein MNRYVMLQQLGDGTYGSVALAQRRDTGEKVAIKRMKRKYYSWDEAMNLREVKSLKKLNHSNIVKLREVIRENDTLYFVFEYMRGNLYQLIRDAERPFPETVLRNILYQVLQGLAHMHRHGFFHRDLKPENLLCAGPELIKIADLGLAREVRSRPPYTDYVSTRWYRAPEVLLHDTHYGAPIDLWALGCIMAELYTCRPLFPGNSEIDQLYKISAVLGTPSREDWPEGFVLAEALRFRFPASVGVPLGRVVPTASPPALSLLAACLRYPPRDRPTAPQALRFPYFAVGAGLVLPPGTSRHRRSGTRVEVENFPPPAETTELVKPQQKSPPAMKDRFADILGGEVVHSGGRMRARGRSVLGTLQAGGAGGAGGAGPRLLPPAVQPTAAAAAPSAAAAYLGASRYVAGARIDTSLFRPLAMHSHRETTTVGSGVSRVDWAAKYLR, encoded by the exons CTTGGAGACGGCACTTATGGCTCCGTCGCATTGGCCCAACGAAGAGACACCGGAGAAAAAGTTGCCATCAAACgcatgaaaagaaaatattattcttggGATGAGGCTATGAATCTTCGGGAAgtgaaatctttaaaaaaactaaaccaTTCTAATATCGTGAAGCTTCGAGAGGTCATTCGAGAAAATGATACGCTCTATTTTGTGTTTGAATACATGCGAGGTAATCTTTATCAACTAATTAGAGACGCCGAGCGCCCTTTTCCTGAGACCGTTCTACGTAATATCTTATATCAAGTGCTTCAAGGTCTGGCCCACATGCACCGGCACGGATTTTTCCATCGCGATCTTAAACCAGAAAATCTATTGTGTGCGGGCCCGGAACTGATAAAAATTGCAGATCTCGGTCTCGCTCGCGAGGTACGGTCTAGACCGCCATACACGGACTACGTCTCTACTCGATGGTATCGTGCTCCTGAGGTTCTGCTTCACGACACTCACTACGGAGCTCCCATCGATCTTTGGGCCCTGGGTTGTATTATGGCTGAACTCTATACATGTCGTCCATTGTTTCCTGGAAATTCGGAAATTGatcaattatacaaaataagtgCAGTTTTGGGAACGCCGAGTCGAGAAGATTGGCCGGAAGGTTTCGTTCTCGCTGAAGCGCTACGATTCCGATTCCCGGCAAGTGTAGGCGTGCCTCTGGGACGCGTGGTACCGACGGCTTCACCTCCGGCCTTATCTCTGCTCGCTGCCTGTTTGAGATATCCTCCGAGGGACAGACCTACCGCACCGCAAGCCTTAAG GTTTCCGTATTTCGCCGTCGGCGCCGGTCTCGTCTTACCACCTGGAACATCACGCCATAGaag AAGCGGGACTCGAGTTGAGGTCGAAAACTTTCCTCCTCCTGCCGAAACGACCGAACTTGTGAAGCCGCAGCAGAAGTCACCTCCTGCGATGAAGGACCGTTTTGCCGATATATTGGG GGGGGAGGTGGTGCATTCTGGTGGTAGGATGCGTGCACGCGGCCGCAGCGTCCTAGGCACGCTGCAGGCAGGAGGGGCAGGCGGAGCTGGAGGCGCTGGGCCAAGACTCTTACCTCCCGCCGTGCAGCCGACCGCCGCCGCTGCAGCGCCCTCGGCCGCAGCTGCTTATCTTGGAGCCTCGCGATATGTGGCAGGCGCTCGCATAGATACCTCTCTGTTCCGTCCTCTGGCCATGCATTCTCATCGAG AGACGACGACAGTGGGTAGTGGAGTGTCTCGAGTGGACTGGGCTGCTAAATACCTCCGCTAG
- the LOC116772269 gene encoding serine/threonine-protein kinase MAK isoform X2 produces the protein MNRYVMLQQLGDGTYGSVALAQRRDTGEKVAIKRMKRKYYSWDEAMNLREVKSLKKLNHSNIVKLREVIRENDTLYFVFEYMRGNLYQLIRDAERPFPETVLRNILYQVLQGLAHMHRHGFFHRDLKPENLLCAGPELIKIADLGLAREVRSRPPYTDYVSTRWYRAPEVLLHDTHYGAPIDLWALGCIMAELYTCRPLFPGNSEIDQLYKISAVLGTPSREDWPEGFVLAEALRFRFPASVGVPLGRVVPTASPPALSLLAACLRYPPRDRPTAPQALRFPYFAVGAGLVLPPGTSRHRRSGTRVEVENFPPPAETTELVKPQQKSPPAMKDRFADILGHERLRRSGGRWCILVVGCVHAAAAS, from the exons CTTGGAGACGGCACTTATGGCTCCGTCGCATTGGCCCAACGAAGAGACACCGGAGAAAAAGTTGCCATCAAACgcatgaaaagaaaatattattcttggGATGAGGCTATGAATCTTCGGGAAgtgaaatctttaaaaaaactaaaccaTTCTAATATCGTGAAGCTTCGAGAGGTCATTCGAGAAAATGATACGCTCTATTTTGTGTTTGAATACATGCGAGGTAATCTTTATCAACTAATTAGAGACGCCGAGCGCCCTTTTCCTGAGACCGTTCTACGTAATATCTTATATCAAGTGCTTCAAGGTCTGGCCCACATGCACCGGCACGGATTTTTCCATCGCGATCTTAAACCAGAAAATCTATTGTGTGCGGGCCCGGAACTGATAAAAATTGCAGATCTCGGTCTCGCTCGCGAGGTACGGTCTAGACCGCCATACACGGACTACGTCTCTACTCGATGGTATCGTGCTCCTGAGGTTCTGCTTCACGACACTCACTACGGAGCTCCCATCGATCTTTGGGCCCTGGGTTGTATTATGGCTGAACTCTATACATGTCGTCCATTGTTTCCTGGAAATTCGGAAATTGatcaattatacaaaataagtgCAGTTTTGGGAACGCCGAGTCGAGAAGATTGGCCGGAAGGTTTCGTTCTCGCTGAAGCGCTACGATTCCGATTCCCGGCAAGTGTAGGCGTGCCTCTGGGACGCGTGGTACCGACGGCTTCACCTCCGGCCTTATCTCTGCTCGCTGCCTGTTTGAGATATCCTCCGAGGGACAGACCTACCGCACCGCAAGCCTTAAG GTTTCCGTATTTCGCCGTCGGCGCCGGTCTCGTCTTACCACCTGGAACATCACGCCATAGaag AAGCGGGACTCGAGTTGAGGTCGAAAACTTTCCTCCTCCTGCCGAAACGACCGAACTTGTGAAGCCGCAGCAGAAGTCACCTCCTGCGATGAAGGACCGTTTTGCCGATATATTGGG TCATGAACGCTTGCGACGTTCAGGGGGGAGGTGGTGCATTCTGGTGGTAGGATGCGTGCACGCGGCCGCAGCGTCCTAG